A part of Variovorax sp. HW608 genomic DNA contains:
- a CDS encoding ABC transporter permease subunit, whose translation MSAVVASRKSAPPGPWREFWISFSANRGAVIGLGVIAFLLLVALFAPWIAPHAPNQTDSSAFLLPPAWQAGGSAAHLLGTDAIGRDLLSRLMYGARLSLSIGVAVVAISVAVGITLGMVAGFFRGVLEIAIMRLMDVILTLPSLLLAIVIVAILGPGLINAMLAVAIVVLPHYVRLTRAAVISEVSRDYVTAARLSGAGTLRLMFSEVLPNCAAPLIVQASLGVSTAILDAAALGFLGLGAQPPSPEWGTMLADAREFVLRAWWVVTFPGLAILAAVLAFNLLGDGLRDALDPKLKR comes from the coding sequence ATGAGCGCAGTTGTTGCTTCCCGCAAGAGCGCGCCGCCCGGGCCGTGGCGCGAGTTCTGGATTTCGTTCTCGGCCAATCGTGGCGCGGTGATCGGGCTCGGGGTGATCGCGTTCCTGCTGCTGGTGGCGCTGTTCGCACCGTGGATCGCACCGCATGCGCCCAACCAGACCGACAGCAGCGCCTTCCTCCTGCCGCCGGCCTGGCAGGCGGGTGGCTCCGCGGCGCATCTGCTCGGCACCGACGCCATCGGCCGCGACCTGCTCTCGCGGCTGATGTACGGCGCGCGGCTGTCGCTGTCGATCGGTGTCGCGGTGGTGGCGATCTCGGTCGCCGTCGGCATCACGCTCGGCATGGTCGCCGGCTTTTTCCGCGGCGTGCTCGAGATCGCGATCATGCGGTTGATGGACGTGATCCTCACGCTGCCGAGCCTGCTGCTCGCGATCGTGATCGTCGCGATCCTCGGCCCGGGGCTCATCAACGCGATGCTCGCGGTCGCGATCGTGGTGCTGCCGCACTACGTGCGCCTCACGCGCGCGGCGGTCATCTCCGAGGTCTCGCGCGACTACGTCACCGCCGCGCGCCTGAGCGGCGCCGGCACCTTGCGCCTGATGTTCAGCGAAGTGCTGCCCAATTGCGCCGCGCCGCTGATCGTGCAGGCATCGCTGGGCGTGTCGACCGCGATCCTCGATGCGGCGGCACTGGGCTTCCTCGGCCTGGGCGCGCAGCCGCCTTCGCCCGAATGGGGAACCATGCTCGCCGACGCGCGCGAGTTCGTGCTGCGCGCGTGGTGGGTCGTCACCTTCCCGGGCCTTGCAATCCTCGCGGCCGTGCTCGCCTTCAACCTGCTGGGCGACGGCCTGCGCGACGCGCTCGATCCCAAACTGAAGCGATAG
- a CDS encoding ABC transporter ATP-binding protein has translation MALLDIRDLHVEFPSQGGTLHAVDGVSLRLEEGEVLGIVGESGSGKSVTMMALMGLIGWPGQVRAQHLRFAGHDLLGISDKARRGLVGKDIAMIFQEPTTSLNPCFTIGWQLMETLRLHLRLRKREAKKRAIELLEQVGIPAASSRLGSYPHQLSGGMNQRVMIAMAIACNPRLLIADEPTTALDVTIQAQILDLLRTLQKERGMGLVLITHNMGVVSEMAQRVAVMYAGQLMEERGVDELFAMPQHPYTAALLAALPERAVGEERLATIAGVVPGVHDRPAGCLFAPRCAYATPHSHAVRPELREWLGGQVRCHYPLGDPERDAHRLRDGGQVVEFVR, from the coding sequence ATGGCACTGCTCGACATCCGCGATCTCCATGTGGAGTTCCCCTCGCAAGGCGGCACCTTGCACGCGGTCGATGGCGTGAGCCTGCGGCTCGAAGAAGGCGAAGTGCTCGGCATCGTCGGCGAATCGGGCTCGGGCAAGAGCGTCACGATGATGGCGCTGATGGGCCTGATCGGCTGGCCCGGCCAGGTGCGTGCGCAGCATCTGCGCTTCGCGGGGCACGACCTGCTCGGCATTTCGGACAAGGCGCGGCGCGGCCTCGTCGGCAAGGACATCGCGATGATCTTCCAGGAGCCGACGACCAGCCTCAACCCCTGCTTCACGATCGGCTGGCAGCTCATGGAAACGCTGCGGCTGCACCTGCGCCTTCGCAAGCGCGAAGCGAAGAAGCGCGCGATCGAGCTGCTCGAGCAGGTCGGCATCCCGGCCGCGTCGTCGCGGCTCGGCAGCTATCCGCACCAACTGTCGGGCGGCATGAACCAGCGCGTGATGATCGCGATGGCGATCGCCTGCAACCCGCGCCTCCTGATCGCCGACGAGCCGACCACCGCGCTCGACGTGACGATCCAGGCGCAGATACTCGACCTGCTGCGCACGCTGCAGAAGGAGCGCGGCATGGGCCTCGTGCTGATCACGCACAACATGGGCGTGGTCAGCGAGATGGCACAGCGCGTGGCCGTGATGTATGCCGGCCAGTTGATGGAAGAGCGCGGCGTGGACGAGCTCTTCGCGATGCCGCAGCACCCGTATACCGCCGCACTGCTCGCCGCATTGCCCGAGCGCGCGGTCGGCGAAGAGCGCCTCGCCACCATCGCCGGCGTGGTGCCGGGCGTGCATGACCGGCCCGCCGGCTGCCTGTTCGCACCGCGCTGCGCCTATGCCACGCCGCATTCGCATGCCGTGCGGCCCGAGCTGCGCGAATGGCTCGGCGGGCAGGTGCGCTGCCACTATCCGCTCGGCGATCCAGAACGGGACGCGCACCGCCTGCGCGATGGCGGCCAGGTCGTGGAGTTCGTCCGATGA
- a CDS encoding 5'-methylthioadenosine/adenosylhomocysteine nucleosidase: MADSPPRPIAIVSAMHEELGALLAQMPDEQRIQVGGRDFWVGHLQGQLIVAVLSRIGKVAAATTAAVLLERFGARAIVFTGVAGGLAPGVEVGDVVVATKLLQHDLDASPIFPKYEVPLTGHARFAADTEISDALATVAADVLSDPVTLLGEKVADDFALAAPKVHRGLLISGDRFVSTLAESEALRLALPDALAVEMEGAAVAQVCHDFGVPFAAVRTISDRADDAAHGDFTRFVASVASRYSLALVSAWLATLSQE, encoded by the coding sequence ATGGCGGACTCGCCGCCGCGACCGATCGCGATCGTCTCGGCGATGCACGAGGAGCTGGGTGCATTGCTCGCGCAGATGCCGGACGAACAGCGCATCCAGGTCGGCGGACGCGACTTCTGGGTCGGGCACCTGCAGGGCCAGCTCATCGTCGCGGTGCTGTCGCGCATCGGCAAGGTGGCGGCGGCGACGACCGCGGCGGTGCTGCTGGAGCGCTTCGGCGCACGAGCGATCGTGTTCACCGGGGTCGCCGGAGGATTGGCGCCGGGCGTGGAAGTGGGCGACGTGGTGGTCGCGACCAAGCTGCTTCAGCACGACCTCGACGCCTCGCCGATCTTTCCGAAATACGAGGTGCCGCTGACTGGCCATGCGCGCTTCGCGGCCGACACGGAGATCAGCGACGCGCTGGCCACCGTGGCCGCCGACGTGCTGTCCGATCCGGTGACGCTGCTCGGCGAGAAGGTGGCCGACGACTTTGCGCTCGCGGCACCGAAGGTCCATCGAGGCCTCCTGATCAGCGGCGATCGCTTCGTCTCGACCCTCGCCGAAAGCGAAGCGCTGCGCCTCGCCTTGCCCGATGCCTTGGCGGTGGAAATGGAGGGCGCGGCGGTCGCGCAGGTGTGCCACGACTTCGGCGTGCCCTTCGCGGCGGTGCGGACCATCTCCGATCGCGCCGACGACGCAGCGCACGGCGACTTCACGCGCTTCGTCGCGTCGGTCGCGAGCCGCTACAGCCTCGCCCTCGTCAGCGCCTGGCTCGCGACTCTCTCGCAGGAATAA
- the corA gene encoding magnesium/cobalt transporter CorA has protein sequence MLNIFTLANGRLVQEEIEALEELSKFQPIWVDLESPTLEEKRWIKQYYGLSIPEDAMDEDIEESARFYEEDNGELHIRSDFLIDDAENPRSVRVAFILNQHNIELRSRGVLFSIHDEDVPVFRLVRMRARRAPGLIEDAKEVLLKLFDADAEYSADTLENIYDELENAGKKVLSGNVSDELAGEVLGLIARQEDLNGRIRRNVMDTRRAVSFMMRSRMLNAEQFEEARQILRDIESLDNHTAFLFDKINFLMDATVGFININQNKTIKIFSVASVALLPPTLIASVYGMNFKFMPELEWSFGYEFAIALMVASALVPMWYFRRRGWLK, from the coding sequence ATGCTCAACATCTTCACGCTCGCCAATGGCCGCCTCGTCCAGGAAGAGATCGAGGCGCTGGAGGAGCTGTCCAAGTTCCAGCCGATCTGGGTCGATCTCGAATCGCCGACCCTGGAGGAAAAGCGCTGGATCAAGCAGTATTACGGCCTGTCCATCCCCGAGGACGCGATGGACGAGGACATCGAGGAGTCCGCGCGCTTCTATGAGGAAGACAACGGCGAGCTCCACATCCGCAGCGACTTCCTGATCGACGACGCCGAGAACCCGCGTTCCGTCCGCGTCGCCTTCATCCTCAACCAGCACAACATCGAGCTGCGCAGCCGCGGCGTGCTGTTCTCGATCCACGACGAGGACGTGCCGGTGTTCCGCCTCGTGCGCATGCGCGCGCGCCGTGCGCCGGGCTTGATCGAGGACGCGAAGGAAGTGCTGCTCAAGCTCTTCGACGCCGACGCCGAGTACTCGGCCGACACGCTCGAGAACATCTATGACGAACTCGAGAACGCCGGCAAGAAGGTGCTGTCGGGCAACGTCAGCGACGAATTGGCCGGCGAGGTGCTCGGCCTGATCGCCCGGCAGGAAGACCTGAACGGCCGCATCCGCCGCAACGTGATGGACACCCGCCGCGCAGTGAGCTTCATGATGCGCAGCCGCATGCTCAATGCCGAGCAGTTCGAAGAGGCGCGGCAGATCCTGCGCGACATCGAATCGCTGGACAACCACACGGCCTTCCTCTTCGACAAGATCAACTTCCTGATGGATGCGACCGTCGGTTTCATCAACATCAACCAGAACAAGACCATCAAGATCTTCTCGGTCGCGAGCGTGGCGCTTTTGCCGCCGACGCTGATCGCCAGCGTCTACGGCATGAACTTCAAGTTCATGCCGGAACTCGAGTGGAGCTTCGGCTACGAGTTCGCGATCGCCCTGATGGTCGCGAGCGCGCTGGTGCCGATGTGGTACTTCCGCCGAAGGGGCTGGCTGAAATAG
- a CDS encoding ABC transporter permease subunit: MFRFVLTRASLLVPTFIGMTLLAFFLIRLVPGDPIETLAGERGIDAARHAVLLKEYGLDKPLLTQYGIYIGRVLHGDLGKSVITQEPVMSEFLALFPATVELAICAVLFALLLGIPAGIVAAVKRNSVFDHGVMATSLTGYSMPIFWWGLLLILFFSVQLGWTPVSGRIAVQYYIEPVTGFLLIDSLLSDDKGAFLSALQHLILPAIVLGTNTLAVIARMTRSAMLEVLGEDYIRTARAKGLAPLRVVGVHALRNALIPVVTVIGLQVGVLFTGAILTETIFSWPGVGKWLIEAIARRDYPVLQGGMLLLGVIVMLVNVLVDLAYGLINPRIRQAR, from the coding sequence ATGTTTCGATTCGTCCTCACGCGTGCGAGCCTGCTCGTGCCGACCTTCATCGGCATGACCTTGCTCGCCTTTTTCCTGATCCGGCTGGTCCCCGGCGACCCGATTGAGACGCTCGCCGGCGAGCGCGGCATCGACGCTGCGCGCCACGCCGTGCTGCTGAAGGAATACGGGCTCGACAAGCCGCTTCTCACCCAATACGGCATCTACATCGGGCGCGTGCTGCACGGCGATCTCGGCAAGTCGGTGATCACGCAGGAGCCGGTGATGAGCGAATTCCTCGCGCTGTTCCCGGCCACCGTCGAGCTCGCGATCTGCGCGGTGCTGTTCGCGCTGCTGCTGGGCATTCCGGCGGGCATCGTCGCGGCGGTCAAGCGCAACTCGGTGTTCGATCACGGCGTGATGGCGACCTCGCTCACCGGCTATTCGATGCCGATCTTCTGGTGGGGGCTGCTGCTGATCCTGTTCTTCTCGGTGCAGCTCGGCTGGACGCCGGTGTCGGGCCGCATCGCGGTGCAGTACTACATCGAGCCGGTCACCGGCTTCCTGCTGATCGATTCGCTGCTGTCGGACGACAAGGGCGCCTTTCTCTCGGCGCTGCAGCACCTGATCCTGCCGGCCATCGTGCTGGGCACCAACACGCTCGCGGTGATCGCGCGCATGACGCGCTCGGCCATGCTCGAAGTGCTGGGCGAGGACTACATCCGCACCGCGCGCGCCAAGGGCCTCGCGCCGTTGCGCGTGGTCGGCGTGCATGCGCTGCGCAACGCGCTGATCCCGGTGGTGACGGTGATCGGCTTGCAGGTCGGCGTGCTCTTCACCGGCGCGATCCTGACCGAGACGATCTTCTCGTGGCCGGGCGTGGGCAAGTGGCTCATCGAGGCCATCGCGCGCCGCGACTATCCGGTGCTGCAGGGCGGCATGCTGCTACTCGGCGTGATCGTGATGCTGGTCAACGTGCTCGTCGACCTGGCGTACGGCCTCATCAATCCACGTATCAGGCAGGCACGATGA
- a CDS encoding ABC transporter substrate-binding protein has protein sequence MSHTSKLSRRLRAASLLAPTALALACGAASAKTLVYCSEGSPENFYAAVNTTGTSFDATTQVYNNLVEFERGGTKVVPGLAESWTISPDGLEYTFKLRKGVKWHNTAKSFKPTRDFNADDVIFMVERQWKEDDPYYRVTSPNHSYFNDMGMPKLLKAVERVDDYTVKFVLNKPEAPFLSNLAMPYAGIQSKEYAIAMLKAGTPEKIDQDPIGTGPFYLVQYQKDAIIRFKAFPQYWGGKAKIDDLVFAITPDASVRWAKLQKGECHVMPYPNPADLDAIRKDPNVTVLEQPGLNVGYLAYNTQKKPFDDVRVRKALNMAINKKAIIDGVYLSTGVAAKNPIPPTIWSYNDAIKDDAYDPEAAKKLLAQAGYPDGFTTDLWAMPVQRPYNPNAKRIAELMQADLAKIGVKAEIKSFEWGEYRKRMQNGEHQMGMLGWTGDNGDPDNFLYTLLGCASAQTNGGNVAKFCYQPYEDLVLKAKTVTKQADRDALYKKAQVIFKEQAPWYTIAHAVQIGPVRREVIDYKLSPFARHTFYGVDIKQSQ, from the coding sequence ATGTCCCACACCTCCAAACTCTCGCGCCGTCTGCGCGCCGCCTCGCTGCTGGCGCCGACCGCGCTCGCGCTGGCCTGCGGCGCCGCGTCGGCGAAGACGCTGGTCTATTGCTCCGAGGGCAGTCCCGAGAACTTCTATGCGGCGGTGAACACGACGGGCACCTCGTTCGACGCCACCACGCAGGTCTACAACAACCTCGTCGAGTTCGAGCGCGGCGGCACCAAGGTCGTCCCCGGCCTTGCCGAGAGCTGGACCATCTCGCCCGACGGCCTCGAATACACCTTCAAGCTGCGCAAGGGGGTCAAGTGGCACAACACCGCCAAGAGCTTCAAGCCCACGCGCGACTTCAACGCCGACGACGTGATCTTCATGGTGGAGCGCCAGTGGAAGGAAGACGACCCCTACTACAGGGTCACGAGCCCGAACCACTCCTACTTCAACGACATGGGCATGCCCAAGCTGCTGAAGGCCGTCGAGCGTGTCGACGACTACACCGTGAAGTTCGTGCTCAACAAGCCCGAAGCGCCCTTCCTCTCCAACCTCGCGATGCCCTACGCCGGCATCCAGTCGAAGGAGTACGCCATCGCGATGCTCAAGGCCGGCACGCCCGAGAAGATCGACCAGGACCCGATCGGCACCGGGCCGTTCTATCTCGTGCAGTACCAGAAGGACGCGATCATCCGCTTCAAGGCCTTCCCGCAGTACTGGGGCGGCAAGGCGAAGATCGATGACCTCGTGTTCGCCATCACGCCCGATGCCTCGGTGCGCTGGGCCAAGCTGCAGAAGGGCGAATGCCACGTCATGCCCTACCCGAACCCGGCCGATCTCGACGCGATCCGCAAGGACCCGAACGTGACGGTGCTGGAGCAGCCGGGCCTCAACGTCGGTTATCTCGCCTACAACACGCAGAAGAAGCCCTTCGACGACGTGCGCGTGCGCAAGGCGCTCAACATGGCGATCAACAAGAAGGCGATCATCGACGGCGTCTACCTGAGCACGGGCGTCGCGGCGAAGAATCCGATCCCGCCGACGATCTGGTCGTACAACGATGCGATCAAGGACGACGCCTACGACCCCGAAGCCGCGAAGAAGCTGCTCGCGCAGGCCGGCTATCCCGACGGCTTCACCACCGACCTGTGGGCCATGCCGGTGCAGCGTCCCTACAACCCGAACGCCAAGCGCATCGCCGAGCTGATGCAGGCCGACCTCGCGAAGATCGGCGTCAAGGCCGAGATCAAGTCCTTCGAATGGGGCGAATACCGCAAGCGCATGCAGAACGGCGAGCACCAGATGGGCATGCTCGGATGGACCGGCGACAACGGCGACCCGGACAACTTCCTCTACACGCTGCTGGGCTGCGCGTCGGCGCAGACGAACGGCGGCAACGTGGCGAAGTTCTGCTACCAGCCGTACGAGGACCTGGTGCTGAAGGCCAAGACCGTGACCAAGCAGGCCGACCGCGACGCGCTCTACAAGAAGGCCCAGGTCATCTTCAAGGAACAGGCGCCCTGGTACACCATCGCGCATGCGGTGCAGATCGGCCCGGTGCGCAGGGAAGTCATCGACTACAAGCTCAGCCCCTTCGCCCGCCACACTTTCTATGGCGTCGATATCAAGCAGTCGCAGTGA
- a CDS encoding long-chain-fatty-acid--CoA ligase: MTDRPWLSSYPQGVPADIDASHYSSLVGLMEESFTRYADRTAYSFMGKDVSYAEVDRQSRAFAAYLQGIGLAKGDRVAVMMPNCPQYPISVAGLLRAGLILVNVNPLYTPRELEHQLKDSGAKAIVLMENFGTTLQQCLAHTPVKHIVLASMGDRLGWLKGAIVNYVVRNVKKMVPAYSLPGAVRFNDALEKGATRKLQAPAIGPDDVAVLQYTGGTTGVSKGAVLLHRNVIANVLQSEAWNDPVMQKVPQGEQPTSVCALPLYHIFAFTVGMMLSMRTGGKLILIPNPRDIAAVLKELSKHTFHSFPAVNTLFNGLANHPDFNTVNWKNLKVSVGGGMAVQGAVAKLWLEKTGCPICEGYGLSETSPSVTCNPTTSTAYTGTIGVPLPSTYVKLVDDEGNEVAPGQSGELAVKGPQVMAGYWQRPDETAKVMTADGYFKTGDVAVVDERGYFKIVDRKKDMILVSGFNVYPNEVEDVVALIPGVLECAAVGIPDEKTGEAVKLVIVKKNPDLTEAEVRAFCHDNLTGYKRPRVIEFRTDLPKTPVGKILRRELRDKK; this comes from the coding sequence GTGACCGATCGCCCCTGGCTTTCAAGCTATCCGCAAGGCGTGCCCGCCGACATCGACGCTTCGCACTATTCGTCGCTGGTCGGCCTGATGGAGGAAAGCTTCACCAGGTACGCCGACCGGACGGCCTACAGCTTCATGGGCAAGGACGTGAGCTACGCCGAGGTCGACCGCCAGAGCCGCGCGTTCGCGGCCTATCTGCAGGGCATCGGTCTTGCCAAGGGCGACCGCGTCGCGGTCATGATGCCCAACTGCCCGCAGTACCCGATCTCGGTCGCGGGCCTGCTGCGTGCGGGGCTGATCCTGGTCAACGTCAATCCGCTCTACACCCCGCGCGAGCTCGAGCACCAGCTCAAGGACTCGGGCGCCAAGGCCATCGTGCTGATGGAGAACTTCGGCACCACGCTGCAGCAGTGCCTCGCGCACACGCCGGTCAAGCACATCGTGCTGGCCTCGATGGGCGATCGGCTCGGCTGGCTGAAGGGCGCGATCGTCAACTACGTCGTGCGCAACGTGAAGAAGATGGTACCCGCCTACAGCCTGCCGGGCGCGGTGCGCTTCAACGACGCACTCGAGAAGGGCGCGACGCGCAAGCTGCAGGCGCCGGCGATCGGCCCCGACGACGTCGCGGTGCTGCAGTACACCGGCGGCACCACGGGTGTGTCGAAGGGCGCGGTGCTGCTGCATCGCAACGTCATCGCGAACGTGCTGCAGTCCGAGGCATGGAACGATCCGGTGATGCAGAAGGTGCCGCAAGGCGAGCAGCCGACCAGCGTCTGCGCGCTGCCGCTCTATCACATCTTCGCGTTCACGGTCGGCATGATGCTTTCCATGCGCACGGGCGGAAAGCTCATCCTCATCCCCAATCCGCGCGACATTGCGGCGGTGCTCAAGGAACTGTCGAAGCACACCTTCCACAGCTTCCCGGCGGTCAACACGCTCTTCAACGGGCTCGCGAACCATCCCGACTTCAACACCGTCAACTGGAAGAACCTGAAGGTCTCGGTCGGCGGCGGCATGGCGGTGCAGGGCGCGGTCGCCAAGCTGTGGCTCGAGAAGACCGGCTGCCCGATCTGCGAAGGCTACGGTCTTTCCGAGACCTCGCCGTCGGTCACCTGCAACCCGACCACCAGCACCGCCTACACCGGCACCATCGGGGTGCCGCTGCCGAGCACCTATGTGAAGCTGGTCGACGACGAGGGCAACGAAGTCGCGCCCGGCCAGTCCGGCGAACTGGCGGTGAAGGGGCCGCAGGTCATGGCCGGCTACTGGCAACGTCCCGACGAGACGGCCAAGGTCATGACCGCCGACGGCTACTTCAAGACCGGCGACGTCGCGGTGGTCGATGAGCGCGGCTATTTCAAGATCGTCGATCGCAAGAAGGACATGATCCTGGTGTCGGGCTTCAATGTGTATCCGAACGAGGTCGAGGACGTGGTCGCGCTGATTCCCGGTGTGCTCGAATGCGCGGCGGTCGGCATCCCCGACGAGAAGACCGGCGAGGCGGTGAAGCTCGTGATCGTGAAGAAGAACCCCGATCTCACCGAAGCCGAGGTGCGCGCGTTCTGCCACGACAACCTCACCGGCTACAAGCGGCCGCGCGTGATCGAGTTCCGCACCGACCTGCCCAAGACGCCGGTCGGCAAGATCCTGCGCCGCGAGCTGCGCGACAAGAAATAA
- a CDS encoding dipeptide ABC transporter ATP-binding protein translates to MSEVVVEARDLQRVYTVRRGLFHAPAHLQAVGSISFKLEKGRTLAVVGESGCGKSTLARMVALIEQPTAGALTLVGTDAVHPPAERKRELRRAVQLVFQNPYGSLNPRKKIAAVLEDPLAINTTLGKAERAAKAREMLARVGLRPEYANRYPHMFSGGQRQRIAIARALMLGPQLVVADEPVSALDVSIQAQVLNLLADLQAELGLSYLFISHDLGVVRHIAHDVLVMYLGHAVEQGPKARIFARPLHPYTQALLASTPGLGGGRIVLKGELPSPLAPPPGCVFNTRCAHATERCRIERPLPRLLDDRLVACHHAEKFLDGAAEHHADRADHPPSAVVRAQP, encoded by the coding sequence ATGAGCGAGGTGGTGGTCGAGGCGAGGGACCTGCAGCGCGTCTACACCGTGCGGCGCGGGCTGTTCCACGCACCGGCGCATCTGCAGGCCGTCGGCAGCATCTCCTTCAAGCTGGAGAAGGGCCGCACGCTCGCGGTGGTCGGCGAATCGGGCTGCGGCAAGTCGACGCTCGCGCGCATGGTGGCGCTGATCGAGCAGCCCACCGCCGGCGCGCTCACGCTGGTGGGCACCGATGCGGTCCATCCGCCCGCCGAGCGCAAGCGCGAGCTGCGGCGCGCGGTGCAGCTGGTGTTCCAGAACCCCTACGGCTCGCTCAATCCGCGCAAGAAGATCGCGGCCGTGCTCGAGGACCCGCTCGCGATCAACACCACGCTCGGCAAGGCGGAGCGCGCCGCGAAGGCGCGCGAGATGCTCGCCCGCGTCGGCCTCAGGCCCGAATACGCGAACCGCTATCCGCACATGTTCTCCGGCGGACAGCGCCAGCGCATCGCGATCGCGCGCGCGCTCATGCTCGGACCGCAACTGGTGGTGGCCGACGAGCCGGTGTCGGCGCTCGATGTCTCGATCCAGGCGCAGGTGCTGAACCTGCTCGCGGACCTGCAGGCGGAGCTGGGCCTGTCGTATCTCTTCATCTCGCACGACCTCGGCGTGGTGCGGCACATCGCGCACGACGTGCTGGTGATGTACCTCGGCCATGCGGTCGAGCAGGGCCCCAAGGCGCGCATCTTCGCGCGGCCGCTTCATCCCTACACGCAGGCGCTGCTGGCGTCGACGCCGGGCCTGGGCGGGGGCCGCATCGTGCTCAAGGGCGAGCTGCCTTCGCCGCTCGCGCCGCCGCCGGGCTGCGTGTTCAACACGCGCTGCGCGCACGCCACCGAGCGTTGCCGCATCGAGCGTCCGCTGCCGCGCCTGCTCGACGATCGTCTGGTGGCCTGCCACCATGCCGAGAAGTTCCTGGATGGTGCGGCCGAGCATCACGCCGATCGCGCCGATCATCCCCCGTCCGCCGTTGTGCGGGCTCAACCCTGA